DNA from Tripterygium wilfordii isolate XIE 37 chromosome 15, ASM1340144v1, whole genome shotgun sequence:
CCTCTTTTCACTGAACTAACTTCAATTCCATAAACATAACGatttcttcattttccttcccTTTCATTTTTTCTCGTTGATAGGTTCCACAAACATGCATAGTATTAATgcaaagagaaaaacaaagagaaagagGTGCCTTTCTCCAATTAACACTAacttcttcctctctttttttcaaacatGGAACCCGCCCAACTGCACATTGGACAATTGACTATTAAATCTCGTGTCACGTGGAAAATCTCATAATCTCTATGTACCAGTTGAGACCTAGAGTGATGATCGGTACGAGAAAATAACGCACGGTGACATTCGCATACGCTGGGTTGAACAAAAGTTCATCTCATAACGTGTGCTGAACAAAGGTCCATCTCATAAATTGTGATGATAGAAACGTTAAATGAGACTTGAATTCACGACATTCTATTTGCGCTAAAAGTTACCATGTCATGACTCGTTATTCAATTAATACCAACGCGAGGGCAACGCATAGTATACACACCAGTATTGCCTATTTTGGACTTGGGTGGGTTCTTATTGTACTTGAATTGTTCTTCTCAATTTCCTTAATATAGTCACAAAACTTGGTCAACTTTGACCTTGCTCACTATACTAATAACTGGAAGACAACCGAGTACAGTTTCATCCTCACTCCAATCTCCTGACACACatcacaccaaaaaaaaaaggcacgtGTTATATTATCAACGTTTGAGGAATGAGGATGAATAGAGACCACACGTGGTAAACACATCATCCAGACAACACAAAAGGCGATGGATGGTCAAATGTGTCAAACACCCTAAAAGCATAATAAATTACAAGTTTAAAGTTTTGTTTGTTCCTGCCGTCTTCCTTCAGCCAGCAGGCACTTCATGGTTCACTCCGTGTACGCACTCTCaccaatttctatatatatatctcacacAGACTCTATTACCGAAACACCAACAAaactcaaaaacatgaatatgatCAAGATAAACAAATTGTCTGATCCTTGTCCGTTCACCTCCAGCGAAAAGTCCGAGTCATCAGCCTCCGACGACGCCAGCTCATCTCAACGAACATCTCACTCCGACGAGGAGTTTCAGTTAGCGAACCGTCGACCCAAGAAGCGAGCGGGGAGAAGAGTGTTCAAGGAGACACGTCATCCGACATATAGAGGCGTACGTAGGAGGAACAACAAGTGGGTGTGCGAACTGCGCGAGCCCAACAAGAAGTCACGGTTATGGCTCGGCACGTACCCCACACCCGAAATGGCCGCACGTGCACACGATGTGGCTGCATTGGCGTTCAGAGGGAAGCGCGCTTGCCTTAATTTTCCCGACTCGGCTTGGAGATTGCCTGTTCCGGCTACGATGGATGGCAAGGACATTATACGGGCTGCGACTGAGGCGGCGGAGATGTTTAGGCCTCGAGAAGAAGTCGAAGAGATTGTTGATGTttgtgatgatgatagtgaggATGTTGCAAAGGAGGTAATAATATTGACATTGGATAGTAAAAGTGAAGAGAATGGGTCGACGTACATAGATGAAGAGGCCATTTTTGACATGCCTCGGTTGCTTGTGGATATGGCTCAAGGTTTGATACTTTCTCCTCCTACAATTGTTGGGGATGGTATGGAATATTGGGACGAAGAGGGAGATGATATTGGTTTGCCATTGTGGACGTTTTCTTCTTAATTGATATGCTGTCCTAGATCGATAGCTAGTCTAACATTTTGTAAAAACTAAATCCCGTTTTAGAGTTGGATAGATTATCAGAGAAATTAGGACCTGTGTTGACCATGATAATAGGTCCAATGATTCATACTATTCTTTAGCGGAACCAA
Protein-coding regions in this window:
- the LOC120016316 gene encoding dehydration-responsive element-binding protein 1E-like, whose product is MNMIKINKLSDPCPFTSSEKSESSASDDASSSQRTSHSDEEFQLANRRPKKRAGRRVFKETRHPTYRGVRRRNNKWVCELREPNKKSRLWLGTYPTPEMAARAHDVAALAFRGKRACLNFPDSAWRLPVPATMDGKDIIRAATEAAEMFRPREEVEEIVDVCDDDSEDVAKEVIILTLDSKSEENGSTYIDEEAIFDMPRLLVDMAQGLILSPPTIVGDGMEYWDEEGDDIGLPLWTFSS